The following coding sequences are from one Streptomyces sp. NBC_00536 window:
- a CDS encoding serine/threonine-protein kinase, which translates to MPCDRRDRPSLTTQSMSVHVFLPSEHSGPRTGRTPSSRRLSTTRRHQFDTPGGSHNRWGDQESRFAPPQSDKWGNPNIPIRVHEDLWFLVMERVEGANLAEHIRQESPMDVGRALEIAQEICAALVAAHRAQVIHYDIKPHNVMLASDGRVKVVDFGIAGFIQTAFTLAHSSQLSPAGTPEYGAPEQFLTERGDARSDLYALGSVLFALLTGRPPFTGQTGLAITHRKLAEDAPSLGTLRPELPPAVIQLVAELLQRDPGQRPQTAEAVHGRLDQLRTALAFSNAPTVDRVPSFDTPRRPTQRLHAHDGPFEISWTARDRITDDASRSFVRSSYLLRVVVVLAVVTGISFYFLLEMGSFQRETGVKPGAGEMVAMVPFMIGALCTFVALPFLVANAVHWRRELRHWYPWSLSIDRHGIATTDASRRMVGWDKIQMVTVEAIRSKAPYLPTGLHIRFVHDGYSFLGPPAGWTHPRGIRRRADRWIPVCVFGPMTAQQQADLEGALTRYAGPRWQPEVDH; encoded by the coding sequence ATGCCGTGCGATCGCCGAGATCGTCCATCCCTGACGACGCAGAGCATGAGCGTCCACGTCTTCCTCCCGAGTGAGCATTCAGGCCCCCGAACAGGCCGAACTCCTAGCTCACGCAGGCTCTCCACGACACGCCGACACCAGTTCGACACGCCGGGAGGATCACACAATCGATGGGGAGATCAAGAGAGCAGGTTTGCCCCACCCCAGAGCGACAAGTGGGGAAATCCAAATATCCCCATCAGGGTCCACGAGGATCTGTGGTTCTTGGTCATGGAGCGGGTCGAGGGCGCCAATCTCGCCGAGCACATCCGCCAGGAGAGTCCGATGGACGTGGGCCGTGCTCTGGAGATCGCGCAAGAGATTTGCGCGGCCCTGGTCGCCGCGCACCGGGCGCAGGTCATCCACTACGACATCAAGCCGCACAACGTGATGCTCGCCTCGGACGGCCGGGTCAAGGTGGTCGACTTCGGCATCGCCGGGTTCATCCAGACGGCCTTCACCCTGGCTCACTCCTCGCAGCTTTCCCCTGCCGGAACGCCGGAGTATGGGGCGCCGGAGCAGTTCCTCACCGAACGCGGCGACGCGCGCTCGGACCTCTATGCCCTGGGGAGCGTCCTCTTTGCACTGCTCACCGGGCGGCCACCGTTCACCGGGCAGACCGGGCTCGCGATCACGCACCGCAAGCTTGCTGAGGATGCCCCCTCTCTCGGCACGCTCCGGCCCGAGCTGCCGCCGGCAGTGATCCAGCTTGTCGCCGAGCTGCTGCAGCGCGACCCCGGCCAGCGTCCCCAGACAGCTGAGGCAGTTCATGGACGCCTTGACCAGCTCCGGACCGCCCTCGCCTTTTCCAACGCGCCCACAGTGGACCGTGTGCCGTCTTTCGACACCCCCCGCCGCCCAACCCAGCGGTTGCACGCGCACGACGGCCCGTTCGAGATTTCCTGGACAGCCCGGGACCGGATCACCGACGACGCTTCCCGTTCCTTTGTGCGCTCCTCCTATCTGTTGCGTGTCGTGGTGGTTCTCGCGGTGGTCACGGGAATCAGCTTCTACTTCCTGCTGGAGATGGGGAGCTTCCAGCGGGAGACGGGTGTCAAGCCCGGAGCGGGGGAGATGGTGGCCATGGTGCCGTTCATGATCGGCGCGCTGTGCACATTCGTGGCTCTGCCCTTTTTGGTGGCCAACGCAGTCCACTGGCGCCGTGAGCTGCGGCATTGGTACCCGTGGTCCCTCAGCATCGACCGGCACGGCATCGCCACAACTGATGCCTCCCGCCGCATGGTCGGTTGGGACAAGATCCAAATGGTCACCGTGGAAGCCATCCGGTCCAAGGCGCCATATCTCCCTACCGGGCTGCACATCCGCTTTGTACACGACGGCTACAGCTTCCTCGGACCCCCCGCGGGCTGGACCCACCCTCGCGGCATCCGCCGCCGCGCGGACCGCTGGATCCCGGTGTGCGTCTTCGGCCCGATGACTGCACAGCAGCAAGCAGACCTCGAGGGCGCCCTCACCCGCTACGCAGGCCCGCGCTGGCAACCGGAAGTCGACCACTGA
- a CDS encoding SDR family NAD(P)-dependent oxidoreductase, which yields MAIKTALITGTSRPAGLGFAVARGLAAHGYHVILTARDQAAAEPLAARLRQDGHTATALRLDLSDRASMDEAAGYLAETFGHLDVLVNNASAMPDFQILDALDADMDAVRMAMEVSVIGPWALTQALLPLLKAAPAARIVNVSSLSAQQIATGLDLGAPLRSPAYSMAKYALNALTGVLARALSGTSILVNTVDPGNTATHPDRGDDAGDRAAADSARDIVQAATLGADGPTGQLFSNNRPAA from the coding sequence GTGGCCATCAAGACAGCTCTGATCACCGGGACCAGCCGTCCGGCCGGACTCGGTTTCGCCGTCGCCCGAGGTCTGGCCGCTCACGGTTACCACGTGATCCTCACCGCCCGCGATCAGGCCGCAGCCGAACCGCTGGCCGCCCGACTCCGCCAGGACGGCCACACGGCCACGGCCCTGCGCCTGGACCTGTCCGACCGCGCGAGCATGGACGAGGCGGCCGGCTACCTCGCCGAGACCTTCGGCCACCTGGATGTCCTGGTGAACAACGCGAGCGCGATGCCCGACTTCCAGATCCTCGACGCCCTGGACGCCGACATGGACGCCGTGCGCATGGCGATGGAGGTCTCCGTGATCGGCCCCTGGGCACTGACCCAGGCGCTGCTGCCGCTGCTGAAGGCCGCGCCTGCGGCCCGGATCGTCAACGTATCCAGCCTGTCGGCCCAGCAGATCGCCACCGGCCTCGACCTCGGCGCCCCCCTGCGCTCCCCGGCGTACTCGATGGCCAAGTACGCCCTCAACGCCCTGACCGGAGTCCTCGCGCGGGCCCTGTCCGGGACCTCGATCCTGGTGAACACCGTCGACCCCGGCAACACTGCCACCCACCCCGATCGCGGCGACGACGCCGGCGACCGGGCGGCCGCCGACAGCGCCCGCGACATCGTGCAGGCCGCCACGCTCGGCGCCGACGGCCCCACCGGACAGCTCTTCAGCAACAACCGTCCCGCCGCCTGA
- a CDS encoding protein kinase domain-containing protein — MERGELIAGRYELEKRLGRGGMGEVWAGRDRMLHRDVAVKMLVLDDAVHADLPRRFEREAVAAAQISHPNVVALYDRGVDGDS, encoded by the coding sequence GTGGAGCGCGGTGAGCTGATCGCGGGGCGGTACGAGCTGGAGAAGCGGCTCGGGCGGGGCGGCATGGGGGAGGTGTGGGCCGGGCGAGACCGGATGCTGCACCGGGATGTGGCGGTCAAGATGCTGGTGCTCGACGATGCGGTGCACGCGGATCTGCCGCGCCGGTTCGAGCGGGAGGCCGTGGCGGCTGCGCAGATCAGCCATCCGAACGTGGTCGCTCTGTACGACCGCGGGGTTGATGGGGATTCTTGA
- the istB gene encoding IS21-like element helper ATPase IstB: MSTPSSPMQMSEARRFQQLRGHLSYLKLNDAAEALNRVLDQARSERMSLTAALERLLEIEVEATEARRLAARLRFACLPEPWTLNDFDFAAQPGVDEKLIRDLATLRFLDDASNVLFVGPPGVGKTMLSVALGRAAVEAGHRVYFTTAAELSARCHKAALEGRWKSCMNFFAGPKLLVIDELGYLPLPEDGASALFQVINQRYLKSSTILTTNVGIADWAGAFGDATVAAAMLDRLLHRAAVAGIDGPSYRLRGHRTQAETLRAGVNARVS; the protein is encoded by the coding sequence GTGAGTACGCCATCGTCGCCGATGCAGATGAGCGAAGCACGCCGCTTCCAGCAGCTGCGAGGCCATCTGTCCTACCTCAAGTTGAACGATGCCGCCGAGGCCCTGAACCGGGTCCTGGACCAGGCACGGAGCGAACGGATGTCGCTGACCGCGGCCCTGGAACGGCTGCTGGAGATCGAGGTCGAGGCCACCGAGGCCCGCCGGCTGGCGGCCCGGCTCCGGTTCGCCTGCCTGCCCGAACCCTGGACCCTCAACGACTTCGACTTCGCCGCCCAGCCCGGCGTCGACGAGAAGCTCATCCGGGACCTGGCCACCCTCCGCTTCCTCGACGACGCCTCCAACGTCCTGTTCGTGGGGCCGCCCGGAGTCGGCAAAACCATGTTGTCCGTCGCGCTCGGCCGGGCCGCGGTCGAAGCGGGGCACCGCGTCTACTTCACCACCGCCGCCGAGCTCTCGGCCCGCTGCCACAAGGCCGCTCTCGAAGGTCGGTGGAAGTCCTGCATGAACTTCTTCGCCGGCCCGAAGCTGCTGGTCATCGACGAACTGGGCTACCTCCCACTACCCGAGGACGGCGCTTCCGCCCTGTTCCAGGTGATCAACCAGAGGTATCTGAAGTCCTCGACGATCCTGACTACCAACGTCGGCATCGCTGACTGGGCAGGAGCCTTCGGCGACGCTACCGTCGCCGCCGCGATGCTCGACCGCCTCCTGCACCGGGCCGCGGTCGCCGGCATCGACGGCCCCTCCTACCGGCTCCGCGGTCACCGAACCCAAGCGGAAACGCTCCGCGCCGGGGTGAACGCCCGTGTCTCCTGA
- a CDS encoding Mu transposase domain-containing protein, with translation MDAHALRRQGWTISAIARHLGRDRKTIRAYLNGERTPGERREGPDAFVPFLSYCRQRLADDPHLWASTLFDEVTELGYEGAYSTFTRALRRYQVRPHCEPCNASTGRNVAVIAHPPGEEIQFDWLELPSPPEGWGVGEHAHLLVGALAHSGRWRAVLSESEDFPHLVQALDEVMRKLGGTARRWRFDRMATVCYPSSGQVTSSFAAVAKYYGAGVDICPPRRGNRKGVVEKANHSAAQRWWRTVPDGLTVVQAQSGVDKLAVRMDERRRRIDGVATTVGELAAAEPMLDIPVRPFPAELEVERTVSPQSLVQFDGNFYSVPPGLPGVQVRVLIRLGDDFLRIATAGRAVIAQHRRAPRGSGQTVRDNGHVIALERAVLASFSDRAPCKTKVRRPPSAAALAEAERLRGLPAAGDPAERVVIDLSHYAAVADRLRTAPSPKEENEE, from the coding sequence GTGGACGCTCATGCTCTGCGTCGTCAGGGATGGACGATCTCGGCGATCGCACGGCATCTGGGCCGTGATCGCAAGACGATCCGTGCCTATCTGAACGGCGAGCGAACCCCTGGCGAGCGACGCGAGGGTCCGGATGCGTTCGTGCCGTTCCTGTCCTACTGCCGCCAACGTCTCGCCGACGATCCGCATTTGTGGGCCTCGACCCTGTTCGACGAGGTGACCGAACTCGGCTATGAGGGCGCGTACTCGACCTTCACCCGGGCCCTGCGCCGCTACCAAGTTCGCCCGCATTGCGAACCCTGCAACGCCTCGACCGGCAGGAACGTCGCGGTGATCGCGCATCCGCCCGGCGAGGAGATCCAGTTCGACTGGCTGGAGCTGCCGAGCCCGCCAGAGGGGTGGGGAGTGGGTGAGCACGCCCACCTGCTGGTCGGGGCGCTCGCTCATTCGGGCCGGTGGCGGGCGGTTCTTTCGGAGTCGGAAGATTTCCCTCACCTGGTCCAGGCCCTCGACGAGGTCATGCGCAAGCTCGGCGGAACGGCCCGCCGGTGGCGCTTCGACCGGATGGCGACGGTCTGTTACCCCTCCAGCGGGCAGGTGACCTCCTCGTTCGCCGCCGTCGCCAAGTACTACGGAGCCGGCGTGGATATCTGTCCGCCCCGTCGCGGCAACCGCAAGGGAGTGGTGGAGAAGGCCAACCACTCGGCCGCTCAACGGTGGTGGCGGACGGTCCCGGACGGGCTGACCGTCGTCCAGGCCCAGTCCGGCGTCGACAAGCTGGCCGTCCGGATGGACGAGCGGCGGCGCCGCATCGACGGAGTGGCCACCACGGTCGGTGAGCTCGCCGCGGCCGAGCCGATGCTCGACATCCCAGTGCGACCGTTCCCGGCCGAGCTGGAAGTCGAGCGGACGGTCAGCCCGCAAAGCCTGGTCCAGTTCGACGGGAACTTCTACTCCGTCCCTCCCGGCCTGCCCGGAGTCCAGGTCAGGGTCCTCATCCGCCTGGGAGACGACTTCCTGCGGATCGCCACCGCGGGCCGGGCGGTCATCGCCCAGCACCGCCGGGCCCCTCGGGGATCCGGGCAGACCGTCCGGGACAACGGCCATGTCATTGCGCTGGAGCGAGCCGTGCTGGCGTCGTTTTCCGACCGGGCTCCATGCAAGACCAAGGTCCGAAGGCCGCCATCGGCGGCCGCTCTCGCGGAGGCCGAGCGTCTGCGCGGGCTTCCGGCGGCCGGGGATCCGGCCGAACGGGTCGTGATCGACCTGTCCCACTATGCCGCCGTGGCCGACCGGCTGCGGACAGCTCCCTCACCGAAGGAGGAGAACGAGGAGTGA
- a CDS encoding FAD-dependent monooxygenase: protein MHDVVIVGAGPVGLILACELGLAGCSVLVLEREPELGSPLRAAPLGMRGLSAASVEAFYRRDLLDPLLAASGVQEMWAPISGAGASSGPRIGGHFAGMILDGALIDLAALPFRLPSPAEESMRTDLEAVETVLSEQASKLGVEIKRGVTVSDVLQDRESVVVRAGADAYEARWLVGCDGGRSTVRRLTGFEFVGTEPQFTGYTMRATLADPEQLGHGFNLTPTGMYLLMPARGHIAMMDFDGGAFDRSLPPTHEHLQEVLRRVSGTDVTITEVHIASSFTDRAMQATAYRRGRVLLAGDAAHIHSPLGGQGLNTGIGDAVNLGWKLAATVHGYAPDGLLDTYAEERHPVGAAVLDWTRAQVATMRPDPYAQAIQSVVRDLIGTRDGATYVYEKLSGAWIRYDLGSEHPLVGLSAPDFAMEDGTRLGDLMADGRGLLLDFSAGQTLRAAAVGWAGRIRYAAGAAENDLGAGAVLVRPDGVVAWAGDRQPDREAFERAAGRWFGAAARTGVPSATHPADATLNTGAAGRP from the coding sequence GTGCACGACGTAGTGATCGTAGGAGCCGGCCCGGTCGGTCTGATCCTGGCCTGTGAGCTCGGCCTCGCGGGTTGCTCGGTACTGGTGCTCGAACGGGAGCCGGAACTCGGCTCCCCGTTACGGGCGGCCCCGCTCGGGATGAGGGGCCTGTCCGCCGCGTCCGTCGAGGCGTTCTACCGGCGAGACCTGCTGGATCCGCTGCTGGCGGCGTCGGGCGTCCAGGAGATGTGGGCTCCGATCTCCGGAGCGGGTGCGTCGTCCGGGCCCCGGATCGGCGGCCACTTCGCGGGGATGATCCTCGACGGGGCCCTGATCGACCTCGCCGCCCTTCCGTTCCGGTTGCCCAGCCCGGCGGAGGAATCCATGCGGACGGACCTCGAAGCGGTCGAGACGGTGTTGTCCGAGCAGGCGTCCAAGCTGGGGGTGGAGATCAAGCGGGGCGTCACGGTCTCGGACGTCCTCCAGGACCGGGAGAGCGTGGTCGTCCGCGCCGGCGCGGACGCGTACGAGGCACGCTGGCTCGTCGGCTGCGACGGCGGACGCAGTACGGTGCGCAGGCTCACTGGCTTCGAGTTCGTCGGCACCGAGCCGCAGTTCACCGGATACACGATGCGGGCCACCCTGGCCGATCCGGAGCAGCTGGGTCACGGGTTCAACCTGACGCCGACGGGCATGTACCTCCTGATGCCCGCCCGCGGACACATCGCCATGATGGACTTCGACGGCGGTGCCTTCGACCGCTCGCTGCCGCCGACCCACGAACACCTCCAAGAGGTGCTGCGCCGGGTGTCCGGTACCGACGTGACCATCACCGAGGTCCACATCGCCTCTTCGTTCACCGACCGGGCGATGCAGGCGACGGCCTATCGGCGGGGGCGCGTCCTGCTCGCGGGCGACGCGGCCCACATCCACTCGCCCCTCGGCGGCCAGGGCCTGAACACCGGCATCGGCGACGCCGTGAACCTGGGGTGGAAGCTCGCGGCCACCGTGCACGGGTACGCGCCGGACGGACTCCTCGACACCTACGCCGAGGAACGCCATCCGGTCGGCGCCGCGGTCCTGGACTGGACGCGCGCCCAGGTGGCGACCATGCGGCCGGACCCGTACGCCCAGGCCATCCAGTCAGTGGTGCGCGATCTCATAGGGACCCGCGACGGGGCGACCTACGTCTACGAGAAGTTGTCGGGGGCGTGGATCCGCTACGACCTCGGCAGCGAGCACCCGCTGGTTGGCCTGAGCGCCCCGGACTTCGCGATGGAGGACGGGACCCGGCTCGGCGACCTCATGGCGGACGGGCGGGGGCTGCTGCTCGACTTCAGCGCCGGGCAGACCCTGCGGGCTGCGGCGGTGGGTTGGGCGGGCCGGATCCGGTACGCCGCCGGGGCAGCGGAGAACGACCTCGGGGCGGGTGCCGTGCTGGTGCGGCCGGACGGCGTGGTTGCCTGGGCGGGTGACCGGCAGCCTGATCGCGAGGCCTTTGAGCGGGCCGCGGGCCGCTGGTTCGGTGCTGCCGCCAGGACCGGAGTGCCGTCCGCAACCCACCCCGCGGACGCCACCTTGAACACGGGTGCCGCAGGCCGACCGTGA
- a CDS encoding TRADD-N-associated membrane domain-containing protein, producing the protein MTHARLSQYHGIALKQARKSFRNAQFAMLLGFGLLATFTVMAIRAESTAASVAAATLGTVSAALAGFVGRTFIRSQEAAAAHLQRYFDQPLELSRYLAAERLIADSELNGDQRAEVLMTVLQAMVAVPGQAQPGAAATADPAQTGAPRP; encoded by the coding sequence GTGACCCATGCGCGCTTGAGTCAGTACCATGGAATCGCTTTGAAACAGGCCAGAAAATCCTTCCGCAACGCACAATTTGCCATGCTTCTGGGGTTTGGACTGCTGGCCACTTTCACCGTAATGGCAATTCGAGCAGAAAGTACTGCCGCGAGCGTCGCAGCGGCGACACTCGGAACTGTATCAGCGGCCCTGGCTGGCTTTGTGGGACGGACTTTTATCCGCTCCCAAGAGGCAGCAGCTGCCCACCTGCAACGCTATTTTGATCAACCTCTGGAGTTGTCTCGCTACCTCGCAGCAGAACGCCTCATCGCGGACTCTGAGTTGAACGGCGACCAACGCGCAGAAGTGCTCATGACGGTGCTTCAGGCGATGGTGGCTGTTCCTGGCCAGGCGCAACCAGGGGCGGCGGCGACTGCTGACCCAGCCCAAACAGGAGCGCCTCGACCGTAG
- a CDS encoding ABC transporter ATP-binding protein — protein MSETAETSTRSDGAWPAQTKAEDTISDAERELYGGRLRYDQSFVRHEGPLTRLGFGHMAAAMPRMVVMVLRTGWQTDPRALAGVVAAQLGQGVAAGWGLVAVNSVLTELFAAGPTAGKLREALPSLVVLGVTAVVTAVLAAWSTAMSGRLEPQVERAVSARYYAAVTNVEVEATERPEVQRVLEAGRFGTDSARNMLRLSVGVGNVVIGMVAAAVVLVSLHWTLLPMLLVIALPKGWGAVRSARRDYLSRLHWVDHRRAISSLLAYLTRPHAAAEIRVHAAGTKLLASYEEMSRQTEAEQRRLARAQAGTDLVAGGFAGLASLGCYGMLWWLLAAGGLPLAVGGTAVVAIRTSTARLSSLVQQVNRLYEELLFLTDTEDAIEIAGKHAIPLTGAALPSPVQSVRTEGVTFTYPGADAPALKGVNVEIRRGAVTALVGANGSGKTTLTKVIAGLLLPSEGCVWWEGESGERVELREADRSQIFASVGVLAQDFPHWEMTAAANVAIGAGDRPRDMDAIREAARAAGVLDLIENLPHGWDSIVLKGYERGVQLSGGQWQKLVTARTLYRGAPFVLVDEPTSALDPHAEIAAFRGLWSLAEQGHAVVLVTHRLAATMNADHIYVLADGQVVEEGTHAELMTHEGPYQGMFTAQAAQYGIGPSSETVPRPRSTQPADHEEAAR, from the coding sequence ATGAGCGAGACCGCTGAGACATCAACTCGCTCCGATGGGGCCTGGCCCGCGCAGACCAAGGCTGAGGACACCATCTCGGATGCGGAACGCGAGCTGTACGGGGGGCGGCTGCGGTACGACCAGTCCTTCGTCCGGCACGAAGGCCCCCTGACCCGGCTCGGGTTCGGGCACATGGCCGCCGCCATGCCCCGCATGGTGGTCATGGTCCTGCGCACCGGCTGGCAGACCGACCCTCGTGCCCTGGCCGGGGTCGTGGCGGCACAGCTCGGGCAGGGTGTGGCGGCCGGTTGGGGGCTGGTGGCCGTCAACAGTGTGCTCACCGAGTTGTTCGCGGCCGGGCCGACCGCCGGGAAGCTCCGTGAGGCGTTGCCGTCGCTGGTGGTGCTCGGGGTCACCGCGGTGGTGACGGCGGTGCTGGCCGCGTGGTCGACGGCCATGTCGGGCCGGCTGGAGCCTCAGGTGGAGCGGGCGGTGTCCGCCCGGTACTACGCGGCCGTCACCAATGTCGAGGTCGAGGCGACCGAGCGGCCGGAAGTGCAGCGGGTGCTGGAGGCGGGACGGTTCGGCACCGACTCCGCCCGCAACATGCTCCGGCTGTCGGTCGGCGTGGGCAACGTGGTCATCGGCATGGTGGCCGCCGCCGTGGTCTTGGTCTCACTGCACTGGACCTTGCTGCCCATGCTCCTGGTCATCGCGCTGCCCAAGGGCTGGGGGGCGGTGCGCTCCGCTCGCCGTGACTACCTCTCCCGCCTGCACTGGGTCGATCACCGCCGGGCGATCTCCTCGCTCCTGGCCTACCTGACCCGCCCCCACGCCGCTGCGGAGATCCGTGTCCACGCTGCTGGCACGAAGCTGCTGGCCAGCTACGAGGAGATGTCCCGGCAGACCGAGGCCGAGCAGCGGCGCCTGGCCCGGGCGCAGGCCGGCACGGACCTGGTCGCGGGCGGTTTCGCGGGTCTGGCGTCGCTGGGCTGTTACGGCATGCTGTGGTGGCTGCTGGCCGCCGGGGGTCTGCCGCTGGCGGTCGGGGGGACCGCGGTGGTCGCCATCCGGACCTCGACCGCGCGCCTGTCCTCCCTGGTGCAGCAGGTCAACCGGCTCTACGAGGAGCTGCTGTTCCTCACCGACACCGAGGACGCAATCGAGATCGCGGGCAAGCACGCGATCCCGCTGACCGGCGCCGCCCTCCCCTCCCCCGTCCAGTCGGTGCGCACGGAGGGCGTGACCTTCACCTACCCGGGAGCCGACGCACCCGCTCTGAAGGGCGTCAACGTGGAGATCCGGCGGGGCGCAGTGACCGCCCTGGTCGGAGCGAACGGATCCGGCAAGACCACCCTGACGAAGGTGATCGCGGGGCTCCTCCTCCCAAGCGAGGGATGTGTGTGGTGGGAGGGCGAGTCGGGCGAGCGGGTCGAGCTCCGCGAAGCGGACCGCTCCCAGATTTTCGCCTCGGTCGGGGTGCTGGCGCAGGACTTCCCGCACTGGGAGATGACTGCCGCCGCGAATGTGGCCATCGGCGCGGGCGACCGTCCCCGGGACATGGACGCCATCCGTGAGGCAGCCCGTGCCGCGGGGGTACTCGACCTGATCGAGAACCTGCCGCATGGCTGGGACTCGATCGTTCTCAAGGGCTACGAGCGTGGGGTCCAGCTGTCGGGTGGGCAATGGCAGAAATTGGTAACCGCTCGAACGTTGTATCGGGGGGCACCGTTCGTCCTGGTCGATGAGCCCACCTCCGCCCTCGACCCGCACGCTGAAATCGCCGCGTTCAGGGGCCTTTGGTCGTTGGCGGAGCAGGGGCACGCGGTCGTGCTCGTGACCCACCGTCTCGCCGCCACGATGAACGCCGACCACATCTACGTCCTCGCCGACGGGCAAGTCGTCGAGGAGGGCACCCACGCAGAGCTGATGACCCACGAAGGCCCCTACCAGGGAATGTTCACCGCTCAGGCCGCCCAGTACGGGATTGGGCCGTCCTCCGAGACTGTTCCCCGCCCGCGAAGCACGCAGCCGGCCGACCATGAGGAGGCCGCGCGGTGA